A genome region from Glycine max cultivar Williams 82 chromosome 5, Glycine_max_v4.0, whole genome shotgun sequence includes the following:
- the LOC100802255 gene encoding tobamovirus multiplication protein 1 isoform X1 has translation MAFGLRTKSFGFIEGEGEFVGALQWWNQIDDSDQWQRGTYYALCAAYTLVSFVALVQLVRIQMRVPEYGWTTQKVFHLMNFVVNGLRAVLFGLYRNVFAIRPKALEQVLMEVPGLLFFSTYALLVLFWAEIYHQARSEPAQKLRPSYFIINGFIYLIQVCLWIYMSVSRTAAGLGAAKLFLAVISFFAALGFLLYGGRLFFLLRRFPIESRGRQKKLYEVGSVTSICCTCFLIRCALLAFSAFDENADLDVLDHPILNLVYYLLVEIVPSTLVLFILRKLPPRRVSDQYHPIR, from the exons ATGGCATTTGGACTCAGGACTAAGAGCTTTGGGTTCATAGAAGGAGAGGGTGAGTTTGTGGGTGCACTTCAATGGTGGAACCAGATTGATGACTCAGATCAATGGCAGAGAGGCACTTACTATGCCCTTTGTGCCGCTTATACGTTGGTCTCCTTCGTTgccctg GTGCAACTGGTGCGAATTCAAATGAGGGTACCTGAATATGGGTGGACGACGCAGAAGGTTTTCCACTTGATGAATTTTGTTGTCAATGGAT TGAGGGCTGTCCTTTTCGGTTTATACAGAAATGTTTTTGCAATTAGACCAAAg GCACTAGAGCAGGTGCTAATGGAGGTTCCCGGTCTTCTGTTTTTTTCTACTTATGCATTACTTGTCTTGTTCTGGGCTGAGATATATCACCAG GCCAGAAGTGAACCGGCACAGAAACTTAGGCCATCTTATTTTATCATCAATGGTTTTATTTACTTGATACAG GTCTGCCTCTGGATTTACATGAGTGTAAGCAGAACTGCAGCTGGTTTGGGAGCTGCAAAACTCTTCCTTGCAG TTATATCATTCTTTGCTGCTCTTGGATTTTTATTGTATGGTGGAAG GTTGTTTTTCTTGTTGAGACGCTTTCCCATTGAATCCAGAGGCCGTCAAAAGAAACTTTACGAG GTTGGGTCTGTTACAAGTATTTGTTGCACTTGTTTCCTGATAAGATGTGCTTTG CTTGCATTTTCTGCATTTGATGAGAATGCAGATCTTGATGTCTTGGACCATCCCATTCTTAACCTAGTGTACTATTTG TTGGTAGAGATTGTTCCATCAACGTTGGTGCTCTTCATATTGCGAAAGCTGCCCCCGAGACGAGTTTCTGATCAGTACCACCCCATTAGATGA
- the LOC100802255 gene encoding tobamovirus multiplication protein 1 isoform X2, which translates to MAFGLRTKSFGFIEGEGEFVGALQWWNQIDDSDQWQRGTYYALCAAYTLVSFVALVQLVRIQMRVPEYGWTTQKVFHLMNFVVNGLRAVLFGLYRNVFAIRPKALEQVLMEVPGLLFFSTYALLVLFWAEIYHQARSEPAQKLRPSYFIINGFIYLIQVCLWIYMSVSRTAAGLGAAKLFLAVISFFAALGFLLYGGRLFFLLRRFPIESRGRQKKLYEVGSVTSICCTCFLIRCALLAFSAFDENADLDVLDHPILNLVYYLGAVGRDCSINVGALHIAKAAPETSF; encoded by the exons ATGGCATTTGGACTCAGGACTAAGAGCTTTGGGTTCATAGAAGGAGAGGGTGAGTTTGTGGGTGCACTTCAATGGTGGAACCAGATTGATGACTCAGATCAATGGCAGAGAGGCACTTACTATGCCCTTTGTGCCGCTTATACGTTGGTCTCCTTCGTTgccctg GTGCAACTGGTGCGAATTCAAATGAGGGTACCTGAATATGGGTGGACGACGCAGAAGGTTTTCCACTTGATGAATTTTGTTGTCAATGGAT TGAGGGCTGTCCTTTTCGGTTTATACAGAAATGTTTTTGCAATTAGACCAAAg GCACTAGAGCAGGTGCTAATGGAGGTTCCCGGTCTTCTGTTTTTTTCTACTTATGCATTACTTGTCTTGTTCTGGGCTGAGATATATCACCAG GCCAGAAGTGAACCGGCACAGAAACTTAGGCCATCTTATTTTATCATCAATGGTTTTATTTACTTGATACAG GTCTGCCTCTGGATTTACATGAGTGTAAGCAGAACTGCAGCTGGTTTGGGAGCTGCAAAACTCTTCCTTGCAG TTATATCATTCTTTGCTGCTCTTGGATTTTTATTGTATGGTGGAAG GTTGTTTTTCTTGTTGAGACGCTTTCCCATTGAATCCAGAGGCCGTCAAAAGAAACTTTACGAG GTTGGGTCTGTTACAAGTATTTGTTGCACTTGTTTCCTGATAAGATGTGCTTTG CTTGCATTTTCTGCATTTGATGAGAATGCAGATCTTGATGTCTTGGACCATCCCATTCTTAACCTAGTGTACTATTTG gGTGCAGTTGGTAGAGATTGTTCCATCAACGTTGGTGCTCTTCATATTGCGAAAGCTGCCCCCGAGACGAGTTTCTGA
- the LOC100802255 gene encoding tobamovirus multiplication protein 1 isoform X3 produces MNFVQLVRIQMRVPEYGWTTQKVFHLMNFVVNGLRAVLFGLYRNVFAIRPKALEQVLMEVPGLLFFSTYALLVLFWAEIYHQARSEPAQKLRPSYFIINGFIYLIQVCLWIYMSVSRTAAGLGAAKLFLAVISFFAALGFLLYGGRLFFLLRRFPIESRGRQKKLYEVGSVTSICCTCFLIRCALLAFSAFDENADLDVLDHPILNLVYYLLVEIVPSTLVLFILRKLPPRRVSDQYHPIR; encoded by the exons ATGAATTTT GTGCAACTGGTGCGAATTCAAATGAGGGTACCTGAATATGGGTGGACGACGCAGAAGGTTTTCCACTTGATGAATTTTGTTGTCAATGGAT TGAGGGCTGTCCTTTTCGGTTTATACAGAAATGTTTTTGCAATTAGACCAAAg GCACTAGAGCAGGTGCTAATGGAGGTTCCCGGTCTTCTGTTTTTTTCTACTTATGCATTACTTGTCTTGTTCTGGGCTGAGATATATCACCAG GCCAGAAGTGAACCGGCACAGAAACTTAGGCCATCTTATTTTATCATCAATGGTTTTATTTACTTGATACAG GTCTGCCTCTGGATTTACATGAGTGTAAGCAGAACTGCAGCTGGTTTGGGAGCTGCAAAACTCTTCCTTGCAG TTATATCATTCTTTGCTGCTCTTGGATTTTTATTGTATGGTGGAAG GTTGTTTTTCTTGTTGAGACGCTTTCCCATTGAATCCAGAGGCCGTCAAAAGAAACTTTACGAG GTTGGGTCTGTTACAAGTATTTGTTGCACTTGTTTCCTGATAAGATGTGCTTTG CTTGCATTTTCTGCATTTGATGAGAATGCAGATCTTGATGTCTTGGACCATCCCATTCTTAACCTAGTGTACTATTTG TTGGTAGAGATTGTTCCATCAACGTTGGTGCTCTTCATATTGCGAAAGCTGCCCCCGAGACGAGTTTCTGATCAGTACCACCCCATTAGATGA
- the LOC100795682 gene encoding calmodulin-binding transcription activator 2 — protein sequence MAERSCFGLGPRLDLQQLQLEAQHRWLRPAEICEILRNYQMFQITSEPPNGPPSGSLFLFDRKVLRYFRKDGHNWRKKKDGKTVKEAHEKLKVGSVDVLHCYYAHGEENENFQRRSYWMLEPDMMHIVFVHYLDVKVNKTNVGGKTYSDEVTSDSQKSSSLSSGFPRNYGSVPSGSTDSMSPTSTLTSLCEDADSEDIHQASSGLHSYRESQNLGNDRPMDKIDARSNSSYPMHPFSGDHGQLPVSGAEYIPHVLGDKSRASDTTYIEGQRAQGIASWDNTMEQSAGEYADPSLVSSTTIPSSAVGNILEENHTVPGKLLGRKNALTEEERGSQPVQSNWQIPFEDNTGELPNWGFTQSLGLEFGSDYGASLLGDVTNNAGPEIVPELFTFNGELKEQSVHQNFSKLYTHGQSQPTLKSNSEYEVPGEASINYALTMRRGLLDGEESLKKVDSFSRWMTKEFAGVDDLHMQSSPGISWSTDECGDVIDDTSLNLSLSQDQLFSINDFSPKWAYAESEIEVLIVGTFLKSQPVVAKCNWSCMFGEVEVPAEVLADGILCCQAPPHKIGRVPFYVTCSNRFACSEVREFEYREGFDRNIQFADCFNNSTEMVLHLRLVGLLSLNSVRTSNQVFEGDMDKRSLIFKLISLKEEEEYSSKEETTAEMDISKHKLKELMFHKQVKEKLYSWLLHKVTETGKGPLVLDEEGQGVLHLIAALGYDWAINPIITAGVNINFRDVNGWTALHWAAFCGRERTVAVLVSMGAAAGAWTDPCPEFPSGRSPADLASSKGHKGISGFLAESLLTGHLESLTMDENKDGRKETSGTKVVQTASERTATPVLYGDIPDAICLKDSLNAVRNATQAADRIYQVFRMQSFQRKQFAQYEDDEFGLSDQQALSLLASKTCKSGQGEGLANAAAIQIQKKFRGWTKRKEFLIIRQRIVKIQAHVRGHQVRKQYKPIIWSVGILEKVILRWRRKGSGLRGFRPAALNKVPEQPSESPKEDDYDYLKEGRKQSEVKFKKALSRVKSMVQYPEARAQYRRVLNVVEDFRQTKGGNLNLINSEETVDGVEDLIDIDMLLDDENFLPIAFD from the exons ATGGCGGAGCGTTCGTGTTTCGGATTGGGACCTCGATTag ATCTTCAGCAATTACAACTTGAAGCCCAGCATAGGTGGTTGCGCCCTGCAGAAATATGTGAAATTCTTCGCAATTATCAGATGTTTCAAATCACATCAGAACCACCTAACGGGCCACCAA GTGGTTCCCTTTTTCTATTTGATCGGAAGGTTTTAAGGTACTTTAGAAAAGATGGACATAattggagaaagaaaaaagatggaaaGACTGTGAAGGAAGCTCATGAAAAGTTGAAG GTGGGAAGTGTTGACGTGTTACACTGCTACTATGCCCatggagaagaaaatgaaaattttcagaGGCGAAGCTATTGGATGCTTGAACC GGATATGATGCATATAGTATTTGTTCACTACTTGGATGTTAAG GTTAACAAAACCAATGTTGGTGGAAAAACATATTCTGACGAGGTTACATCAGATTCCCAGAAGAGCAGTTCTTTGTCATCTGGCTTTCCCAGAAATTATGGTAGTGTGCCTTCTGGAAGTACAGATTCCATGAGCCCAACAAGCACTTTGACATCTTTATGTGAAGATGCTGATTCAG AGGATATTCATCAAGCAAGTTCAGGATTACACTCCTATCGTGAATCACAAAATCTGGGGAATGATCGTCCGATGGATAAGATTGATGCTCGTTCAAATAGTTCATATCCTATGCATCCGTTTTCAG GTGATCATGGGCAGTTACCAGTTTCTGGAGCAGAATATATCCCACATGTTCTGGGGGATAAGTCTAGAGCTAGTGATACTACTTACATTGAGGGTCAGAGAGCACAGGGCATTGCATCTTGGGACAATACCATGGAACAGTCTgcaggagagtatgctgatccTTCTCTTGTATCATCTACAACCATTCCATCAAGTGCAGTgggaaacatccttgaagaaaACCATACTGTTCCTGGCAAACTTTTAGGGCGTAAAAATGCCCTAACTGAAGAGGAAAGGGGCTCTCAGCCTGTCCAATCAAATTGGCAG ATTCCTTTTGAAGACAATACAGGAGAATTGCCTAATTGGGGCTTCACCCAATCATTGGGTTTGGAATTTGGATCTGATTATGGTGCTAGTTTACTGGGGGATGTAACTAATAATGCAGGCCCAGAAATTGTTCCTGAGCTGTTCACTTTTAATGGTGAGTTAAAAGAGCAGTCTGTGCACCAAAACTTCTCAAAGCTGTATACACATGGGCAATCTCAACCTACACTGAAATCCAATTCTGAATATGAAGTTCCTGGTGAAGCAAGTATCAATTATGCCTTGACCATGAGGCGTGGATTATTGGATGGAGAGGAGAGCCTCAAGAAGGTTGATAGTTTCTCTAGGTGGATGACTAAAGAATTTGCAGGTGTGGATGATCTGCATATGCAGTCTTCCCCTGGTATTTCATGGAGCACAGATGAGTGTGGGGATGTGATAGATGATACCTCATTGAATCTGTCCCTGTCTCAAGACCAGCTGTTTAGCATAAATGATTTTTCTCCTAAATGGGCTTATGCTGAATCAGAAATTGAG GTGTTGATTGTTGGAACATTTTTGAAGAGTCAACCTGTGGTGGCAAAATGTAACTGGTCCTGTATGTTTGGGGAAGTGGAGGTTCCTGCTGAGGTTTTAGCTGATGGAATTCTGTGCTGTCAAGCTCCACCTCATAAGATTGGACGGGTTCCCTTCTATGTAACATGTTCCAATAGGTTTGCTTGTAGTGAAGTTCGGGAATTTGAGTACAGAGAGGGCTTTGATAGAAATATACAATTTGCAGATTGTTTTAACAATTCAACTGAAATGGTGCTTCATTTGCGACTGGTGGGGTTACTTTCTTTAAACTCAGTACGCACTTCAAATCAAGTGTTTGAGGGTGATATGGATAAAAGAAGCTTAATATTCAAGCTTATTTCACTGAAAGAGGAAGAGGAATATTCAAGTAAGGAAGAGACAACTGCAGAGATGGATATATCAAAACACAAGTTGAAGGAGCTTATGTTTCACAAGCAGGTTAAGGAGAAGTTGTACTCATGGCTTCTTCACAAAGTTACTGAAACTGGTAAAGGGCCTCTTGTATTAGATGAAGAAGGGCAAGGCGTGTTACACTTAATTGCTGCTCTTGGTTATGATTGGGCCATAAATCCAATCATAACTGCTGGAGTCAATATCAACTTCCGTGATGTGAATGGATGGACAGCTCTACACTGGGCTGCATTCTGTGGCCG AGAGCGAACAGTTGCTGTCCTTGTCTCCATGGGTGCAGCAGCTGGAGCATGGACAGATCCATGTCCAGAATTTCCTTCGGGTAGATCACCTGCAGATCTTGCTTCTAGCAAAGGCCATAAAGGAATCTCTGGTTTTCTTGCTGAGTCATTATTAACTGGCCACCTTGAATCACTCACAatggatgaaaataaagatGGTAGGAAAGAAACTTCAGGAACGAAAGTAGTGCAAACAGCTTCAGAGCGAACTGCGACACCTGTGCTTTATGGTGATATACCAGATGCTATCTGCCTTAAGGATTCTCTTAATGCTGTCCGTAATGCTACACAAGCTGCTGATCGTATATATCAAGTATTCAGAATGCAGTCATTTCAGAGGAAGCAGTTTGCTCAGTATGAAGATGATGAATTTGGATTGTCAGATCAACAAGCTCTTTCTCTCCTAGCTTCTAAGACGTGCAAATCTGGTCAAGGAGAGGGTTTAGCCAATGCTGCTGCAATacaaatacagaaaaagtttcGTGGTTGGACGAAGAGAAAAGAATTCTTGATCATTCGCCAAAGAATTGTTAAAATCCAG GCCCATGTAAGAGGTCACCAGGTCAGAAAGCAGTATAAACCAATCATTTGGTCCGTGGGAATCCTGGAAAAGGTCATATTACGCTGGAGACGCAAAGGCAGTGGCTTACGTGGATTTCGACCGGCTGCCCTGAACAAGGTCCCTGAACAACCAAGCGAATCTCCGAAAGAGGATGACTATGATTATctcaaggaaggaaggaagCAGAGTGAAGTAAAGTTCAAAAAGGCCCTTTCACGGGTGAAGTCCATGGTTCAGTATCCAGAGGCACGGGCTCAATACCGGCGGGTGCTAAATGTAGTTGAGGACTTCCGTCAAACCAAg GGAggtaatttgaatttgataaatTCGGAAGAGACAGTTGATGGTGTGGAGGATTTGATTGATATTGACATGCTTTTAGATGATGAAAATTTCTTACCTATAGCATTCGATTGA
- the LOC102668151 gene encoding uncharacterized protein: MISQWNNRAEFRVDVYPRQEGLLGYNSDYMVWYRRKTKMFVDPNNANTAALGDVVETLQYMVSPQGRNTWTVDDLVPYLDKLAIISEEQERITEPVSHGPASEREFPAQEFHILQSSVETRGIGRRRELVEAEQYSQQMMERGHGMYYTPTTFSEYPSQMY; the protein is encoded by the exons ATGATTAGTCAGTGGAACAATCGAGCAGAGTTTAGGGTCGACGTTTATCCTCGACAGGAGGGCCTACTGGGTTATAACTCAGACTACATGGTGTGGTATAGGCGtaaaacaaagatgtttgtcgacccaaacaatgcaaacacagctgcattg GGTGACGTTGTGGAGACTCTAcagtatatggtgtcaccacaagggaggaacacatggacagttgatgatctcgtgccttatcTGGATAAGTTAGCGATTATATcagaagagcaagagagaatcactgagccagtgtcacatggtccagcatcagAGCGTGAATTTCCAGCACAAGAGTTTCACATtcttcagtcaagtgttgagACTCGGGGCATAGGCAGACGAAGGGAGCTTGTTGAAGCGGAAcaatattcccaacaaatgaTGGAGCGTggtcatggaatgtattacacgccaaCGACATTTTCCGAATATCCTTCACAGATGTATTAG